In Quadrisphaera setariae, a single genomic region encodes these proteins:
- a CDS encoding NAD(P)/FAD-dependent oxidoreductase has protein sequence MDRDTLPAQAQVVVVGGGAIGLAAADELVRAGADVVVLERDHLGSGSSAKPFGGVRATFSDPGNIALGLRGLEKYAALHERTAGGIGLRRVGYLFCARTAGEAAALEASTALQRSMGAVADVVAPARAAELNPFLDASALVSASFSPLDGYAQPSLAVAAWAASARERGARVLEGVEVLDVETTGDGARGARRRVSAVVTSAGTVRCEHLVIAAGAWSAGLGRMAGTDLPVEPVRRQIAFADAPAGSRRPATPSGELPFTLDLSTTFYVHGSPDGLLLGISDPAQAPGFGRAYDDSWLPAFEAAAAVVAPSLVGLPLRGGWAGLYENTPDHNALIGRVREVDGLVVATGFSGHGFLQAPAVGEVVRDLVTGREPALDVSGFAPERFAPASAAPLLQEVHII, from the coding sequence GTGGACAGGGACACCCTCCCCGCGCAGGCCCAGGTGGTCGTCGTGGGTGGCGGCGCGATCGGGCTGGCGGCCGCTGACGAGCTGGTCCGCGCGGGCGCCGACGTCGTCGTCCTCGAGCGGGACCACCTCGGGTCGGGCTCCTCGGCCAAGCCCTTCGGCGGCGTGCGCGCCACCTTCTCCGACCCCGGCAACATCGCCCTCGGGCTGCGCGGGCTGGAGAAGTACGCCGCCCTGCACGAGCGGACCGCCGGCGGCATCGGGCTGCGGCGCGTCGGCTACCTCTTCTGCGCCCGCACCGCGGGCGAGGCCGCGGCCCTGGAGGCCAGCACCGCCCTGCAGCGGTCGATGGGGGCCGTCGCCGACGTCGTCGCCCCTGCGCGCGCCGCCGAGCTCAACCCCTTCCTCGACGCCTCCGCACTGGTCAGCGCCTCGTTCTCGCCCCTGGACGGGTACGCCCAGCCCTCGCTGGCCGTCGCCGCGTGGGCGGCGAGCGCCCGCGAGCGCGGCGCCCGCGTGCTGGAGGGCGTCGAGGTGCTCGACGTCGAGACCACCGGTGACGGCGCCCGAGGCGCGCGCCGCCGGGTCAGCGCGGTGGTGACCTCCGCCGGCACGGTCCGCTGCGAGCACCTCGTCATCGCCGCCGGGGCGTGGTCGGCGGGCCTCGGGCGGATGGCCGGGACGGACCTGCCGGTGGAGCCGGTGCGCCGCCAGATCGCCTTCGCCGACGCGCCGGCCGGGTCGCGCCGCCCGGCGACCCCCAGCGGCGAGCTGCCGTTCACGCTCGACCTGTCCACCACTTTCTACGTGCACGGCTCCCCGGACGGGCTGCTGCTCGGCATCTCCGACCCCGCCCAGGCGCCCGGGTTCGGCAGGGCCTACGACGACTCCTGGCTGCCGGCCTTCGAGGCCGCGGCCGCCGTCGTCGCGCCCTCGCTGGTGGGGCTGCCGCTGCGCGGTGGCTGGGCGGGCCTGTACGAGAACACCCCCGACCACAACGCCCTCATCGGCCGCGTGCGCGAGGTGGACGGCCTGGTGGTGGCCACGGGCTTCTCGGGCCACGGGTTCCTGCAGGCGCCGGCGGTCGGGGAGGTGGTGCGCGACCTCGTGACCGGGCGCGAGCCGGCGCTCGACGTGTCGGGGTTCGCGCCGGAGCGGTTCGCCCCGGCGTCGGCGGCACCCCTGCTGCAGGAGGTGCACATCATCTGA
- the hglS gene encoding 2-oxoadipate dioxygenase/decarboxylase, translating to MTTTLVVHAELRARFAVALAEMYGAEVPAYTTLVEVSRAVNADVAAALRERGAEVDRYGSLERVTAERHGAIRVGSAREPEQVGRVFAAFGMHPVGFYDLRDASASSVPVVSTAFRPVDPAELAANPFRVFTSVLAVDDARFFDAPTRERLERFVEERHLFSEELLDLADRAAAEGGLPAAEADELLRLATDAFRLSTEPVDRAWYSHLERISAVAADVGGVPATHINHLTPRVLDIDELYRRMSERGITMIDEVQGPPAWEGPDVLLRQTSFRALAEERTFREADGSISTGALRVRFGEVEQRGIALTAAGRDLYDRLVAEVDARRAAGDARARVDVARDVWREHLPRTEADLVLAGLACGEVRLVGGAALPGREADGSLSLRALVDAGAVVVDPVVYEDFLPRSAAGIFQSNLTDSGTKDEGAGGAEYDAERLSAILGRPVLDPIALATDQMQRSLDALSAQLQTPVTL from the coding sequence ATGACGACGACGCTCGTGGTGCATGCGGAGCTGCGCGCGCGATTCGCGGTGGCGCTGGCGGAGATGTACGGCGCGGAGGTGCCGGCGTACACGACGCTGGTCGAGGTCAGCCGCGCGGTGAACGCCGACGTCGCCGCCGCCCTGCGCGAGCGAGGCGCCGAGGTCGACCGCTACGGCTCGCTGGAGCGGGTCACGGCGGAGCGGCACGGCGCCATCCGCGTGGGCTCGGCGCGCGAGCCGGAGCAGGTGGGCCGGGTCTTCGCCGCCTTCGGCATGCACCCGGTGGGCTTCTACGACCTGCGCGACGCCTCGGCCTCGTCGGTGCCGGTGGTCTCGACCGCGTTCCGGCCGGTGGACCCGGCCGAGCTGGCCGCCAACCCGTTCCGGGTGTTCACCTCGGTGCTCGCCGTGGACGACGCGCGCTTCTTCGACGCCCCCACCCGTGAGCGCCTGGAGCGCTTCGTCGAGGAGCGGCACCTCTTCTCCGAGGAGCTGCTGGACCTCGCCGACCGCGCGGCCGCCGAGGGCGGCCTGCCCGCGGCTGAGGCCGACGAGCTGCTGCGCCTGGCCACCGACGCCTTCCGCCTGTCCACCGAGCCCGTCGACCGCGCCTGGTACTCCCACCTGGAGCGGATCTCCGCGGTGGCGGCCGACGTCGGCGGCGTGCCCGCCACGCACATCAACCACCTCACGCCGCGCGTGCTCGACATCGACGAGCTCTACCGGCGCATGTCCGAGCGCGGCATCACGATGATCGACGAGGTGCAGGGCCCGCCCGCGTGGGAGGGCCCGGACGTCCTGCTGCGCCAGACCTCCTTCCGCGCCCTGGCCGAGGAGCGGACGTTCCGCGAGGCCGACGGCTCCATCAGTACGGGTGCGCTGCGGGTGCGGTTCGGCGAGGTGGAGCAGCGGGGCATCGCGCTGACCGCCGCCGGGCGCGACCTGTACGACCGGCTGGTCGCCGAGGTCGACGCCCGCCGCGCCGCGGGGGACGCCCGCGCCCGCGTCGACGTGGCCCGCGACGTCTGGCGCGAGCACCTGCCGCGCACCGAGGCCGACCTCGTGCTCGCCGGGCTGGCCTGCGGCGAGGTGCGGCTCGTGGGAGGCGCCGCGCTGCCCGGTCGCGAGGCCGACGGCTCGCTCTCGCTGCGTGCGCTCGTGGACGCCGGCGCCGTCGTCGTCGACCCGGTGGTCTACGAGGACTTCCTGCCGCGCAGCGCGGCGGGCATCTTCCAGTCCAACCTCACCGACTCCGGCACCAAGGACGAGGGCGCCGGCGGCGCCGAGTACGACGCCGAGCGCCTCTCGGCGATCCTCGGGCGGCCCGTGCTCGACCCGATCGCGCTGGCCACCGACCAGATGCAGCGCTCGCTGGACGCCCTGTCCGCCCAGCTGCAGACCCCCGTCACCCTCTGA
- the amaB gene encoding L-piperidine-6-carboxylate dehydrogenase, producing the protein MTALTGTIPAAGALAADVAAALDALGVDRALLEGAHECRSPITGEVLARTPEHTAADVESAVAAAHGAFPAWRDVPAPVRGQLVKRWGELLTEHKEHLATLVQAEVGKIRSEALGEVQEMIDICDLAVGQSRQLFGRTLPSERPGHRLAETWHPLGVVGVISAFNFPVAVYAWNTALALVCGDTVVWKPAETAHLCALGTDALLARAVREVGAPEGLHGVVLADRVAGQALVDDERVALVSATGSVRMGREVAPRVAARFGRVLLELGGNNAAVVAPSADLDLALRGIVFAAAGTAGQRCTTLRRLVVHTSIADELVERIASTYAGLPVGSPTAAGVLVGPLVSQAAYEAQQAALEQAVAEGGEVVAGGGRVLAEEAPDAYYVEPAVVRMPAQSAVVQEETFAPIVYVLTYDTFDEAVALNNGVRQGLSSAVFTRDLEEAERFLGAAGSDCGIANVNIGTSGAEIGGAFGGEKETGGGRESGTDSWQAYMRRATNTVNASGQLPLAQGVEFV; encoded by the coding sequence ATGACCGCACTGACCGGAACGATCCCCGCCGCCGGCGCGCTGGCCGCCGACGTCGCCGCCGCCCTCGACGCGCTCGGCGTCGACCGCGCCCTGCTGGAGGGCGCCCACGAGTGCCGCTCGCCGATCACCGGCGAGGTCCTCGCTCGCACCCCGGAGCACACCGCCGCTGACGTCGAGAGCGCTGTCGCCGCCGCCCACGGCGCGTTCCCCGCGTGGCGCGACGTGCCCGCCCCCGTGCGCGGCCAGCTGGTCAAGCGCTGGGGCGAGCTGCTCACCGAGCACAAGGAGCACCTGGCCACCCTCGTGCAGGCCGAGGTCGGCAAGATCCGCTCCGAGGCCCTCGGCGAGGTCCAGGAGATGATCGACATCTGCGACCTGGCCGTCGGTCAGAGCCGGCAGCTGTTCGGCAGGACCCTCCCCTCCGAGCGCCCGGGCCACCGCCTCGCCGAGACCTGGCACCCGCTCGGGGTGGTCGGCGTCATCAGCGCCTTCAACTTCCCCGTGGCGGTCTACGCCTGGAACACCGCGCTCGCGCTGGTCTGCGGAGACACCGTGGTGTGGAAGCCCGCCGAGACCGCCCACCTGTGCGCGCTCGGCACGGACGCGCTGCTGGCCCGCGCGGTGCGCGAGGTCGGCGCCCCCGAGGGGCTGCACGGCGTGGTGCTGGCCGACCGCGTGGCCGGCCAGGCCCTCGTCGACGACGAGCGCGTGGCCCTCGTCTCGGCCACCGGCTCGGTGCGCATGGGCCGCGAGGTGGCCCCGCGCGTGGCCGCCCGCTTCGGCCGCGTGCTCCTCGAGCTGGGCGGCAACAACGCCGCCGTCGTCGCACCGTCGGCCGACCTCGACCTGGCGCTGCGCGGCATCGTCTTCGCCGCCGCCGGCACCGCCGGTCAGCGCTGCACCACCCTGCGCCGGCTCGTCGTGCACACCTCGATCGCCGACGAGCTGGTCGAGCGCATCGCCTCCACCTACGCCGGCCTGCCCGTCGGCAGCCCGACCGCCGCCGGCGTCCTCGTGGGCCCGCTCGTCTCCCAGGCCGCGTACGAGGCGCAGCAGGCCGCGCTCGAGCAGGCCGTCGCCGAGGGCGGCGAGGTCGTGGCCGGCGGGGGCCGGGTGCTGGCCGAGGAGGCCCCCGACGCCTACTACGTCGAGCCCGCCGTGGTCCGCATGCCCGCGCAGTCCGCCGTGGTGCAGGAGGAGACCTTCGCCCCGATCGTCTACGTGCTCACCTACGACACCTTCGACGAGGCGGTCGCGCTCAACAACGGCGTGCGACAGGGCCTGAGCAGCGCCGTCTTCACCCGCGACCTGGAGGAGGCCGAGCGCTTCCTGGGCGCCGCGGGCTCGGACTGCGGCATCGCCAACGTCAACATCGGCACCTCCGGCGCCGAGATCGGCGGCGCGTTCGGCGGGGAGAAGGAGACCGGCGGCGGGCGCGAGTCCGGGACCGACTCCTGGCAGGCGTACATGCGCCGCGCCACCAACACCGTCAACGCCTCCGGACAGCTGCCGCTCGCGCAGGGCGTGGAGTTCGTCTGA
- a CDS encoding cold-shock protein has product MPQGVVKWFNAEKGFGFIEPNDGGPDLFVHFSAIASSGYRSLDEGQPVEYTEGRGQRGPQAEDVNPVGQAPAAAPRGGGRDSGGFGGGRGGRDSGGYGGGGGYGRQAAPEPQRGGGAAGEGTVKWFNSEKGFGFIEPSDGGPDVFVHFSAIADNGGYRELAEGQPVEFEASPGQRGPQADWVQALGPAPAAPARAPREPRAGGGRAAERPRGGGGPVIAEGQATVKWFNAEKGFGFLEPDDGGPDVFVHYSAIAEQGGYRELTEGQRVEFQASQGQRGPQADTVQPI; this is encoded by the coding sequence ATGCCCCAGGGCGTAGTGAAGTGGTTCAACGCGGAGAAGGGTTTCGGCTTCATCGAGCCGAACGACGGCGGGCCTGACCTGTTCGTCCACTTCTCGGCCATCGCGAGCAGCGGGTACCGCTCGCTCGACGAGGGGCAGCCGGTCGAGTACACCGAGGGTCGTGGCCAGCGCGGGCCGCAGGCCGAGGACGTGAACCCGGTCGGCCAGGCTCCTGCGGCTGCTCCCCGTGGTGGCGGCCGTGACAGCGGCGGCTTCGGCGGTGGCCGTGGCGGCCGTGACAGCGGCGGCTACGGGGGCGGCGGTGGCTACGGCCGCCAGGCCGCTCCGGAGCCCCAGCGCGGCGGCGGTGCTGCCGGCGAGGGCACCGTGAAGTGGTTCAACTCCGAGAAGGGGTTCGGCTTCATCGAGCCCTCCGACGGCGGCCCGGACGTGTTCGTCCACTTCTCCGCCATCGCTGACAACGGCGGCTACCGCGAGCTGGCCGAGGGCCAGCCCGTGGAGTTCGAGGCCAGCCCGGGCCAGCGCGGCCCGCAGGCCGACTGGGTCCAGGCCCTCGGCCCGGCCCCGGCGGCTCCGGCGCGCGCTCCCCGTGAGCCCCGCGCCGGTGGCGGTCGCGCCGCCGAGCGTCCCCGTGGTGGTGGCGGCCCCGTCATCGCCGAGGGCCAGGCGACCGTGAAGTGGTTCAACGCCGAGAAGGGCTTCGGCTTCCTCGAGCCCGACGACGGCGGCCCGGACGTGTTCGTCCACTACTCGGCCATCGCCGAGCAGGGCGGCTACCGCGAGCTGACCGAGGGCCAGCGCGTGGAGTTCCAGGCCAGCCAGGGCCAGCGCGGCCCGCAGGCCGACACGGTGCAGCCCATCTGA
- a CDS encoding APC family permease — translation MATETTGTTPPIPTQKGAATTAPTSSAPPAALKAGSLGLVAVLFMAVANAAPITAITANVPIAIAYGNGLQAPAGFAIATVILTLFAVGFVSMARHITTAGAFYGFITHGLGTVWGTASGALATMAYVVFEASLVGIFSFFASDALDQWFGLSVNWLVLAAACVLVVGVLGYFDISLAAVVMGFFLVCEVVLLVALAASVVVRGPADGWQLGSLNPIGAFTGLPEGGGFDISAGDPPALLAAGSGAIGLFFAFWSWVGFETTAVYGEESKNPRRIVPRATLMAVVGLGVFYVLVSWLVIAGNGAQQAITLSATDPTSMFTGLAAANLGGEWVADVYLFLIVAGSFACAQAFHNAASRYLFAMGRDLPALRGSLGAVHGKHGSPHVASLVQTGITAAFVIGFYLLTTNGSDVGQGAYFYMYSLLALMGTMAILLVQAICSLAVISYFHVKKVHRGGLWTTGIIPALGGLGMLYVIYLLFSNISFAGGPASVSPFFTAIPYIVGACFVLPALGALWLRRSRPETYAALGRTVLEESVERS, via the coding sequence GTGGCCACCGAGACCACCGGCACCACCCCACCGATCCCCACCCAGAAGGGCGCCGCGACCACGGCGCCCACGAGCAGCGCCCCGCCCGCGGCCCTCAAGGCCGGCTCCCTCGGGCTGGTCGCCGTCCTGTTCATGGCCGTGGCGAACGCCGCGCCGATCACGGCCATCACCGCCAACGTGCCGATCGCCATCGCCTACGGCAACGGGCTGCAGGCGCCGGCCGGCTTCGCGATCGCCACCGTCATCCTCACGCTGTTCGCCGTGGGCTTCGTGTCCATGGCGCGCCACATCACCACCGCCGGAGCCTTCTACGGCTTCATCACCCACGGCCTCGGCACCGTGTGGGGCACGGCGTCGGGCGCGCTGGCCACCATGGCCTACGTCGTGTTCGAGGCGTCGCTGGTGGGCATCTTCAGCTTCTTCGCCTCCGACGCCCTCGACCAGTGGTTCGGGCTGAGCGTCAACTGGCTGGTGCTCGCGGCCGCCTGCGTGCTCGTCGTCGGCGTGCTGGGCTACTTCGACATCAGCCTGGCCGCGGTGGTCATGGGCTTCTTCCTCGTCTGCGAGGTGGTGCTGCTCGTGGCGCTGGCCGCCTCCGTGGTCGTCCGCGGCCCGGCCGACGGCTGGCAGCTGGGCTCGCTCAACCCGATCGGGGCCTTCACCGGGCTGCCGGAGGGCGGCGGCTTCGACATCAGCGCCGGCGACCCGCCCGCCCTGCTGGCGGCCGGCAGCGGCGCGATCGGCCTGTTCTTCGCCTTCTGGTCGTGGGTGGGCTTCGAGACCACCGCCGTGTACGGCGAGGAGTCCAAGAACCCGCGCCGCATCGTGCCGCGGGCCACGCTGATGGCGGTGGTCGGGCTCGGCGTCTTCTACGTGCTCGTCTCCTGGCTGGTCATCGCCGGCAACGGCGCCCAGCAGGCCATCACCCTCTCCGCGACCGACCCGACCTCGATGTTCACCGGGCTCGCCGCCGCCAACCTCGGCGGGGAGTGGGTGGCCGACGTCTACCTCTTCCTCATCGTGGCCGGCTCCTTCGCCTGCGCCCAGGCGTTCCACAACGCCGCGTCGCGCTACCTGTTCGCCATGGGCCGCGACCTGCCGGCGCTGCGGGGGTCGCTCGGCGCCGTCCACGGCAAGCACGGCTCGCCGCACGTCGCGTCCCTGGTGCAGACCGGCATCACCGCGGCCTTCGTCATCGGCTTCTACCTGCTCACCACGAACGGCAGCGACGTCGGGCAGGGCGCGTACTTCTACATGTACAGCCTGCTCGCGCTCATGGGCACGATGGCGATCCTGCTGGTGCAGGCCATCTGCTCCCTGGCGGTCATCTCCTACTTCCACGTGAAGAAGGTGCACCGCGGCGGTCTGTGGACCACCGGCATCATCCCGGCCCTGGGCGGCCTGGGGATGCTGTACGTGATCTACCTGCTGTTCTCCAACATCAGCTTCGCCGGCGGCCCGGCCTCGGTGTCACCGTTCTTCACGGCCATCCCGTACATCGTCGGGGCGTGCTTCGTGCTCCCGGCGCTGGGAGCGCTGTGGCTGCGGCGCTCACGTCCTGAGACCTACGCGGCGCTGGGGCGCACGGTGCTGGAGGAGTCCGTGGAGCGCTCCTGA
- the fabG gene encoding 3-oxoacyl-ACP reductase FabG, with the protein MTSSTPSFAGVRVAVTGASRGIGLGIARGFARDGARVLLTARGEDDLAAAAAALRDEGGDVQHAALDVATGAGCAALAQAATERLGGLDVLCANAGIFPKAELATMTEADLDEVLAVNVKGTVLAVAACAPLLAASGRGRVVITSSITGPVTGDAGWSHYGASKAAQLGFMRTAALELAPQGVTVNAVLPGNVLTEGLRDLGADYLDTMAAAVPLGRLGTVDDIAAAALFLAGEQAGYITGQSLVVDGGQVLPEG; encoded by the coding sequence ATGACGAGCTCGACCCCCTCCTTCGCCGGCGTGCGCGTCGCCGTCACCGGCGCGAGCCGCGGCATCGGCCTGGGCATCGCGCGGGGCTTCGCGCGGGACGGTGCCCGCGTGCTGCTCACCGCCCGCGGTGAGGACGACCTGGCCGCCGCAGCCGCGGCCCTGAGGGACGAGGGCGGTGACGTGCAGCACGCCGCCCTGGACGTCGCCACTGGTGCGGGGTGCGCGGCGCTGGCGCAGGCCGCCACCGAGCGGCTGGGCGGGCTGGACGTGCTGTGCGCCAACGCGGGGATCTTCCCCAAGGCGGAGCTGGCCACCATGACCGAGGCCGACCTCGACGAGGTGCTCGCCGTCAACGTCAAGGGCACGGTGCTGGCCGTCGCCGCCTGCGCACCGCTGCTGGCCGCCTCCGGCCGCGGCCGCGTGGTGATCACCTCCTCCATCACCGGGCCGGTCACCGGAGACGCCGGCTGGTCGCACTACGGCGCGTCCAAGGCCGCCCAGCTCGGCTTCATGAGGACCGCTGCCCTCGAGCTGGCCCCGCAGGGGGTCACCGTCAACGCCGTGCTGCCCGGCAACGTCCTCACCGAGGGCCTGCGCGACCTCGGCGCCGACTACCTCGACACCATGGCCGCCGCCGTGCCGCTGGGACGCCTCGGCACGGTGGACGACATCGCGGCCGCCGCGCTCTTCCTGGCCGGCGAGCAGGCCGGGTACATCACCGGGCAGAGCCTCGTGGTGGACGGCGGGCAGGTGCTGCCCGAGGGGTGA
- a CDS encoding AMP-binding protein has product MSDAGLDPVLAEYEPMGAAVLPDEERWPLLVAAGAERLRALREHPAAPRWTHACGDRLDSGDLDALDALAAALAAGSGRDAPPGGAEPAWVGELVARVHATAPRYRRLVREGRAGGPGGRAPDRLADVAPVARADLVADLAGFVPVDVPLARVLEGTSSGSTGAALVVPLHPRALAAEVVLLRHLLEGCGVRWEPSSERAGLVSLLAQPTAFTYASVMSAFGQAAMARLTLHPSAWRRPQDARALLEALDPQVVSTTPWPLAQLCDLADAGADLHPLALVSGAAQLPAGLRRRATEAFGVPVLDLYGLRETGPVAVCADGAGVHVVVPRRVHVEVLDPSGAQVAPGVRGEVVVTVDENPHLPLLRYRTGDTARLVRVGGRPALAGLQGRPAVALLSGSGERVESVTTTQLLQAHGLRGWHLHQDAAGAVVLRTRDGDGDAAAARASLQRLLGLPVALGTLDAAGQGPGSPARRTTCDLPGGAPA; this is encoded by the coding sequence ATGTCTGACGCCGGCCTCGACCCGGTCCTGGCCGAGTACGAGCCGATGGGCGCGGCCGTGCTGCCCGACGAGGAGCGCTGGCCGCTCCTCGTCGCGGCGGGGGCGGAGCGCCTGCGGGCGCTGCGGGAGCACCCGGCGGCGCCCCGCTGGACGCACGCGTGCGGTGACCGGCTGGACTCCGGCGACCTCGACGCGCTCGACGCGCTCGCCGCCGCGCTCGCGGCGGGGTCCGGTCGCGACGCTCCCCCCGGCGGCGCGGAGCCGGCGTGGGTGGGCGAGCTGGTGGCGCGGGTGCACGCGACGGCGCCGCGCTACCGCCGTCTGGTGCGCGAGGGCCGCGCCGGTGGGCCGGGCGGACGTGCGCCCGACCGCCTCGCCGACGTGGCGCCCGTCGCCCGGGCGGACCTCGTGGCCGACCTGGCCGGGTTCGTGCCGGTGGACGTGCCGCTGGCGCGGGTGCTCGAGGGCACGAGCTCCGGCAGCACCGGCGCGGCGCTCGTGGTGCCGCTGCACCCGCGCGCCCTGGCCGCGGAGGTGGTGCTGCTGCGGCACCTGCTCGAGGGCTGCGGCGTGCGGTGGGAGCCCTCGAGCGAGCGCGCCGGGCTGGTCAGCCTGCTCGCGCAGCCGACGGCGTTCACGTACGCCTCGGTGATGAGCGCGTTCGGGCAGGCCGCCATGGCGCGCCTGACGCTGCACCCGTCGGCCTGGCGGCGGCCGCAGGACGCCCGGGCTCTGCTGGAGGCGCTCGACCCGCAGGTGGTGAGCACCACGCCGTGGCCCCTGGCGCAGCTGTGCGACCTCGCCGACGCCGGCGCCGACCTGCACCCCCTCGCGCTGGTGAGCGGCGCGGCGCAGCTGCCCGCAGGGCTGCGGCGCCGGGCGACCGAGGCCTTCGGGGTGCCCGTGCTCGACCTGTACGGGCTGCGCGAGACCGGACCGGTGGCGGTCTGCGCCGACGGTGCGGGCGTGCACGTCGTCGTCCCGCGCCGCGTGCACGTGGAGGTGCTCGACCCCTCCGGCGCGCAGGTCGCCCCGGGGGTGCGCGGGGAGGTGGTGGTGACGGTGGACGAGAACCCCCACCTCCCGCTGCTGCGCTACCGCACCGGTGACACGGCCCGCCTCGTGCGCGTGGGGGGACGGCCGGCGCTGGCGGGGCTGCAGGGCCGCCCGGCCGTGGCGCTGCTCAGCGGGTCCGGTGAGCGGGTGGAGTCGGTGACCACCACGCAGCTGCTGCAGGCGCACGGGCTGCGCGGATGGCACCTCCACCAGGACGCCGCCGGTGCGGTGGTGCTGCGGACCCGCGACGGCGACGGCGACGCGGCCGCCGCCCGCGCCAGCCTCCAGCGCCTGCTCGGCCTGCCGGTGGCGCTGGGGACGCTCGACGCGGCCGGCCAGGGCCCCGGGAGCCCTGCACGGCGCACCACGTGCGACCTGCCCGGGGGCGCCCCCGCCTGA
- a CDS encoding AAA family ATPase, producing the protein MSSSPPPPHHLELGRVSSAPTRPPAPARTERDDGALDVADLYAPEGALPGVDGGGAPSPAQLAEKLRQAYFWMVNHAIISPHCDVELLADDAVRPPTFRLGDSRAELVLPTDQSYSSFVLLPLLTFAVRGRCLLVGGPGRGKTASALLMGVIAGYTPAQVRRAVQHGHPQVSVADLFGTPLPRGLVEAERLADVEVAWRSWLGMRVKVVDEYNRIPTRTQSALLTVLADGYVEVYDQVFETGDAAWYLTANDDLGGGTYEVVEALRDRIDVVVAALPFNHRFLGALVERGERRIRPEEAVPPSIVFDEAEHAALAAAVRAVPLPQPVRRRLEHFAGQLELLERAGRQFEYRTKDTARLAGVDPHLLAAADTGRDRLGDVGAQTLNGLSVRSLQALVLYAKAMALFRGRDQVGVDDLRAVLPFVLHDKVAPDLSSPAFEGGREELRTDRTSWLRDLFDTACAQYEAAGLDDDDPVGDVLAELEAGLDGVTEAEVLTRQARIEQLLAAWQDGRKLHGHLYDDALALKHAHQRYTNYLAWLRWSDR; encoded by the coding sequence GTGAGCAGCAGCCCGCCGCCTCCGCACCACCTCGAGCTGGGCCGCGTCTCCAGCGCGCCGACCCGCCCGCCGGCGCCGGCGCGCACGGAGCGGGACGACGGCGCGCTCGACGTCGCCGACCTCTACGCCCCCGAGGGCGCGCTCCCGGGGGTCGACGGCGGTGGAGCCCCCTCCCCCGCGCAGCTGGCCGAGAAGCTGCGGCAGGCGTACTTCTGGATGGTCAACCACGCGATCATCAGCCCCCACTGCGACGTGGAGCTGCTCGCCGACGACGCGGTCCGCCCCCCGACGTTCCGCCTCGGCGACTCGCGCGCGGAGCTGGTGCTGCCGACCGACCAGTCGTACAGCTCCTTCGTGCTGCTGCCGCTGCTGACGTTCGCGGTGCGGGGGCGCTGCCTGCTGGTGGGCGGCCCGGGCCGCGGCAAGACGGCGAGCGCGCTGCTCATGGGCGTCATCGCCGGGTACACCCCGGCGCAGGTGCGCCGGGCGGTCCAGCACGGGCACCCCCAGGTGTCCGTGGCGGACCTGTTCGGCACGCCGCTGCCGCGGGGTCTGGTGGAGGCCGAGCGCCTCGCCGACGTCGAGGTGGCCTGGCGCTCCTGGCTCGGCATGCGCGTCAAGGTGGTCGACGAGTACAACCGCATCCCCACGCGCACCCAGTCCGCGCTGCTCACGGTGCTGGCCGACGGCTACGTCGAGGTCTACGACCAGGTCTTCGAGACCGGTGACGCCGCCTGGTACCTCACCGCCAACGACGACCTCGGCGGCGGCACCTACGAGGTGGTGGAGGCGCTGCGCGACAGGATCGACGTGGTGGTGGCGGCGCTGCCGTTCAACCACCGGTTCCTCGGGGCGCTGGTGGAGCGCGGAGAGCGGCGGATCCGTCCCGAGGAGGCGGTGCCGCCCTCGATCGTCTTCGACGAGGCCGAGCACGCCGCGCTGGCCGCCGCCGTGCGCGCGGTGCCGCTGCCGCAGCCCGTGCGCCGGCGGCTGGAGCACTTCGCCGGCCAGCTGGAGCTGCTGGAGCGGGCGGGCCGGCAGTTCGAGTACCGCACCAAGGACACCGCCCGCCTGGCCGGGGTGGACCCGCACCTGCTGGCGGCGGCCGACACCGGCCGCGACCGCCTCGGCGACGTCGGCGCGCAGACCCTCAACGGCCTGTCGGTGCGCTCCCTGCAGGCGCTCGTGCTCTACGCCAAGGCGATGGCGCTGTTCCGGGGCCGCGACCAGGTGGGCGTGGACGACCTGCGCGCCGTGCTTCCGTTCGTGCTGCACGACAAGGTGGCGCCCGACCTGTCCTCGCCCGCCTTCGAGGGCGGCCGCGAGGAGCTGCGGACCGACCGGACGTCGTGGCTGCGGGACCTCTTCGACACCGCGTGCGCCCAGTACGAGGCGGCGGGGCTGGACGACGACGACCCGGTCGGCGACGTCCTCGCCGAGCTCGAGGCCGGGCTCGACGGCGTCACCGAGGCGGAGGTGCTCACGCGGCAGGCCCGCATCGAGCAGCTGCTGGCCGCCTGGCAGGACGGCCGCAAGCTCCACGGGCACCTCTACGACGACGCCCTCGCCCTCAAGCACGCCCACCAGCGCTACACGAACTACCTCGCCTGGCTGCGCTGGAGCGACCGCTGA